A section of the Telopea speciosissima isolate NSW1024214 ecotype Mountain lineage chromosome 3, Tspe_v1, whole genome shotgun sequence genome encodes:
- the LOC122654762 gene encoding MAP3K epsilon protein kinase 1-like isoform X1, which yields MSRHAATSHFHKSKTLDNKYMLGDEIGKGAHARVYKGLDLENGDFVAIKQVSLENIAQEDLNIIMQEIDLLKNLNHKNIVKYLGSSKTKTHLHIILEYVENGSLANIIKPNKFGPFPESLVAVYIAQVLEGLVYLHEQGVIHRDIKGANILTTKEGLVKLADFGVATKLTEADINTHSAVVGTPYWMAPEVIEMSGVCAASDIWSVGCTVIELLTCVPPYYDLQPMPALFRIVQDERPPIPDHLSPEITDFLRLCFKKDARQRPDAKTLLLHPWIQNSRPALQPSLRQSSETIRNIQEGISMAAEISNGDQRNSETAPGEKMKKDVSEFKKLQEDSTKELLAVDAFGMAKSPKDRSSKGDLVHEHANLRDDVVSDADPTLAVYDRFSTRTSPGKLPSMQEEASTNSTSAVELSSVGNQYESVVNGEVEYPQSKRKNVITGENEGKGSSVLENGLHSFEKISPGKAVKTSIGSGSNELSRFSDPPGDASLDDLFQPLDRNQEDRVSEASKYASSSHMNQGTSHDVGSNDLAAKLKARMAQKRLENGTGQANGGNLLRLMMDVIGIDSSVFDEKLPGESLFPLQAVEFSRLVGSLRPEEPEDVIVSACQKLTAFFHERPGQKIVYVTQHGLLPLMELLEVPKTGIICSVLQMINQIIKDNTDFLENACLIGLIPVVMSFAAPERPREVRMQAAYFLQQLCQSSSLTLQMFIACRGIPVLVGFLEADYAKFREMVHLAIDCMWQVFMLQHSTPRNDFCRIAAKNGILIRLINTLHSLNEATRLASGSNGSGSIPADGSAQRPRSGPLDYNHPVSARCETPPPGVDLPDMLKFRNGITDHPSSSGTLEPSRASASHSQRSDINRSDSRYFPGDTDKPQSSHAVMEASVASSEPTGLENVGNLPTKDSALKDLELLDLQKSDHSRLEADLSRPQRVSNSANRISIDKPLKQVENVSNGVPTTSGNLQDQVRPLLSLLEKEPPSKHFSGQLDYVRHISGLGRHDSIMPLLHASSEKKTNGELDFLMAEFAEVSGRGRESGNLDHTPRFSHKTVTKKVGPPTPNEGAVSTSGIASQTASGVLSGSGVLNARPGSTTSSGLLSHVVSTLNTDVAREYLEKVADLLLEFSQADTTVKSYMCSQSLLSRLFQMFNRIEPPILLKLLKCINHLSTDANCLENLQRADAIRHLIPNLELQDGLLISEIHHEVLSALFNLCKINKRRQEQAAESGIIPHLMRFIISDSPLKQYALPLLCDMAHASRNSREQLRAHGGLDVYLSLLDDEVWSVTALDSIAVCLAHDNDHRKVEQALLRKEAVHKLVKFFQGCPQQHFVNILEPFLKMITKSSRINTALAVNGLTPLLIARLDHQDAIARLNLLRLIKAVYEHHPRPKQLIVENDLPQKLQNLIEERRDGQRSGGQVLVKQMATALLKALHINTVL from the exons CAAGAGATTGATCTACTAAAG AATTTGAACCATAAAAATATTGTGAAGTATCTTGGATCTTCGAAGACAAAGACTCACCTGCACATAATTCTTGA GTATGTGGAAAATGGCTCTCTTGCGAACATTATCAAGCCAAACAAATTTGGACCTTTTCCAGAATCACTAGTTGCTGTTTACATTGCTCAG GTTTTAGAAGGCTTGGTTTATCTACATGAGCAAGGTGTAATTCATCGGGATATCAAGGGTGCAAATATACTGACAACCAAAGAG GGTCTTGTTAAGCTTGCTGATTTTGGGGTTGCGACAAAGCTAACTGAGGCTGATATTAACACACATTCTGCTGTTGTTGGAACACCCTATTGGATGGCCCCTGAG GTGATTGAAATGTCAGGAGTTTGTGCTGCATCAGATATTTGGAGTGTTGGTTGCACTGTGATAGAGCTTCTCACATGTGTTCCTCCTTACTATGATCTCCAGCCAATGCCGGCACTTTTTCGTATTGTCCAG GATGAGCGTCCACCAATACCTGATCACCTTTCTCCTGAAATTACCGATTTCCTGCGTCTGTGCTTTAAGAAG GATGCTAGGCAGAGACCAGATGCGAAGACATTACTTCTGCATCCGTGGATACAGAACTCAAGACCTGCTTTGCAGCCCTCTCTTCGGCAGTCCAGTGAAACAATCAG AAATATACAGGAAGGTATTTCTATGGCTGCAGAAATTTCAAATGGAGATCAGAGGAACAGTGAAACTGCTCCTggagagaaaatgaaaaaagatgTCTCTGAATTTAAA AAACTTCAGGAGGATTCCACAAAAGAGTTGCTAGCAGTGGATGCTTTTGGTATGGCCAAGTCTCCTAAAGATCGGAGTTcaaagggtgaccttgttcatGAACATGCTAATCTAAGAGATGATGTTGTCTCAGATGCAGATCCCACCTTAGCTGTGTATGACAGGTTCTCCACAAGAACTAGTCCTGGTAAGCTGCCATCAATGCAAGAAGAGGCTTCTACTAATTCCACTAGTGCGGTGGAGCTATCAAGTGTGGGTAATCAGTATGAATCAGTAGTGAATGGTGAGGTGGAATATCCACAGTCAAAAAGGAAAAACGTAATAACTGGAGAAAATGAGGGGAAAGGAAGTTCTGTGCTTGAGAATGGTTTACATAGCTTTGAAAAGATTAGTCCTGGAAAG GCTGTGAAGACATCGATCGGTTCTGGAAGCAATGAACTGAGTAGATTTAGTGATCCGCCAGGAGATGCTTCCTTGGATGATTTGTTTCAACCATTGGACAGAAACCAGGAGGACCGGGTATCTGAAGCCTCAAAATATGCTTCTTCATCACATATGAACCAAGGAACTTCACACGATGTGGGATCAAATGACCTGGCAGCAAAACTCAAAGCTAGGATGGCTCAGAAACGGTTGGAGAATGGAACAGGGCAGGCAAATGGTGGAAACCTGTTGCGCCTCATGATGGATGTGATTGGTATTGACAGTTCG GTTTTTGATGAAAAATTGCCCGGGGAGAGCCTTTTTCCCTTACAG gcTGTTGAATTTAGCAGATTAGTTGGTTCACTGAGGCCAGAAGAGCCAGAAGATGTGATTGTCTCTGCCTGTCAAAAGCTTACTGCATTTTTTCATGAGCGCCCAGGGCAGAAAATTGTCTATGTTACACAACATGGTTTGCTTCCTCTAATGGAGCTACTTGAAGTTCCTAAAACTGGT ATTATATGTTCTGTGCTTCAAATGATAAATCAGATAATCAAAGACAATACTGATTTCCTAGAGAATGCTTGTCTTATTGGCCTG ATACCTGTTGTGATGAGCTTTGCGGCTCCTGAACGTCCTCGGGAAGTCCGTATGCAGGCTGCATATTTCTTACAGCAGCTTTGTCAGTCAAG CTCCTTGACTTTGCAGATGTTCATTGCTTGCCGTGGAATACCTGTTTTGGTGGGCTTTCTGGAGGCTGATTATGCAAAATTCAG GGAAATGGTTCATCTAGCTATCGATTGCATGTGGCAGGTCTTCATGCTCCAGCATTCAACACCCAGAAATGATTTCTGTCGCATAGCTGCAAAGAATGGTATACTTATTAGGCTTATTAACACCCTTCACAGCTTGAATGAGGCCACTAGGCTCGCCTCTGGTTCAAATGGGAGTGGGTCTATTCCTGCTGATGGTTCAGCTCAACGACCACGATCTGGTCCATTGGATTATAATCATCCTGTTTCTGCACGTTGTGAAACGCCACCTCCTGGTGTTGATCTACCTGATATGCTGAAGTTTAGGAATGGAATCACTGATCATCCTTCCTCATCTGGAACATTGGAACCATCACGTGCTTCTGCTTCCCACTCCCAAAGATCAGATATCAATCGATCTGATAGCAGATACTTTCCTGGAGACACTGATAAACCTCAGTCAAGCCATGCTGTAATGGAAGCTTCAGTTGCATCTTCAGAGCCAACAGGTTTAGAAAATGTTGGGAACCTACCAACCAAGGATTCTGCTTTGAAAGATTTGGAACTCTTGGACCTACAAAAATCTGATCATTCTCGGTTAGAAGCTGACCTTTCTAGACCACAGCGGGTCAGTAACTCTGCTAATAGAATATCTATTGATAAGCCTTTAAAACAGGTGGAAAATGTTTCAAATGGGGTACCCACCACATCAGGTAATCTGCAAGATCAGGTTCGGCCTCTTCTTAGCTTGTTGGAGAAGGAACCCCCATCTAAACATTTCTCTGGTCAGCTTGACTATGTGCGCCACATCTCTGGCTTGGGCCGGCATGACAGTATAATGCCTCTGTTACATGCATCTtcggaaaagaaaacaaatggtGAACTAGATTTCTTGATGGCAGAATTTGCAG AGGTTTCTGGACGTGGAAGAGAAAGCGGAAATCTTGACCATACTCCAAGATTTTCACACAAAACAGTAACTAAGAAGGTTGGACCACCAACACCAAATGAGGGTGCTGTCTCAACATCTGGGATTGCATCTCAGACCGCATCAGGTGTACTCTCTGGCTCAGGTGTCCTAAACGCTAGACCAGGAAGTACAACATCTTCTGGCTTACTTTCTCACGTGGTATCAACGTTGAACACCGATGTGGCTAGGGAATATCTTGAGAAAGTTGCGGACTTGCTTCTTGAGTTTTCTCAAGCAGATACAACTGTAAAATCCTACATGTGTAGCCAAAGTTTGCTCAGCCGTCTTTTCCAGATGTTTAATAGGATAGAGCCTCCTATTCTTTTGAAG TTATTGAAGTGTATAAACCATTTGTCCACCGACGCAAACTGTTTAGAGAATCTTCAGCGGGCAGATGCAATCAGACATTTGATTCCGAACCTTGAACTCCAAGATGGGCTTCTTATATCTGAAATACATCATGAa GTCCTTAGTGCACTGTTCAATCTCTGCAAGATAAACAAGAGGAGACAGGAGCAAGCTGCTGAAAGTGGAATAATTCCGCATTTGATGCGTTTCATCATATCTGATTCACCCTTGAAACAATATGCTCTACCTCTACTGTGCGATATGGCCCATGCTTCGCGTAATTCGAGGGAGCAATTAAGGGCTCACGGTGGGTTGGATGTGTACTTGAGTCTATTGGATGATGAGGTATGGTCAGTGACAGCACTGGATTCTATTGCGGTCTGCTTGGCACATGACAATGACCACAGAAAAGTAGAACAGGCTTTACTGAGGAAGGAAGCTGTCCACAAATTAGTGAAGTTCTTCCAAGGCTGTCCGCAACAACACTTCGTGAACATATTGGAACCCTTCTTGAAAATGATCAC TAAATCATCCCGAATAAATACGGCATTGGCTGTTAATGGTTTGACACCACTGCTTATTGCAAGACTTGACCATCAAGATGCCATAGCTCGCCTTAATCTGCTCAGGTTAATAAAG GCTGTTTACGAACACCACCCACGGCCAAAGCAACTCATAGTTGAGAATGATCTGCCTCAGAAGCTTCAGAACCTCATTGAGGAACGCAGAGATGGACAGCGGTCGGGAGGTCAAGTCTTAGTGAAACAGATGGCCACTGCACTGCTTAAAGCACTTCATATCAACACAGTTCTTTAA